The DNA segment GCATGAGTATTATTCTTAAATGTTATAGCCTAGGTTGGGATTGATGCAAAGATGGTGAAGAGGAACACCTGAGAGGCAATCACTGAAAGCATAAGAGATCTGTAAGTGAAATTTCAGGGGAAATTCTGTGAagtgtgtggggaaaaaatggatctgaaaggaagaaataaacttcaaaaaataaatagctaGTAACTTTAACTCCAAAAAAACCAGTTACTTCAAATCAAGCAAGTATTTTTGCCACGATCAATGGTTTTACAATATAATTTGcaacaaaagtaattttgaaacataaaacTAAAAGGCTCCAATTTTCAATTTTCTTGGTCTTGTTTTTAGACAAAATATAGTTTCTACAGGGTACAGCTTGAGAAAGCTGACTTATGGCACCAGTAAGCAAGTGGCATATGTTTTTCAGGTGTTTATTCCCCAGTGTCTTCCTATCCCTCCTCTTCGTGTCTGTAGAAGGCTCAGGGATTCCTTCCaggcctttttaaaattaaactgttttccaGAATCATGGGCTAACAGATGGAGAAGAGTTGTCATCAGCTAGCCAAAGTAAACATAGTTGCAAAGAGTTTTCGGCAAGAACTGTGCATAATTATGCAATTCAGTCATCTTTCAGATGAACTTCAGGGGATTGCATAAATCTAGGGATGTACCTGATCAGTCTTCCTGTGTTCTTGTGGGTGCTGCAGTTCATCGTGGTAACTTTGTACAGAGCTTCACCTACGTGAAGAGCATGAGGCTTTGGAGCAAATAAGAGACCCTATTCACGCCTGCAGGCACCTGCAGAAGGGCTGGtctgcctctgctctgctggcTCACTGGTGGGAGCTGTGGGGTGTGGGTGCCTCTGGGCAACTGAAAGTGCTCTTCATGTCGAGGTGAGTGATGACCTGTATGTAACACTGACAGGAGGCAGCAGTTCAGGCTTTAGGTGGTCTTGTTCCCAGGATCAAGCAGCTTCAGAGCTGGTTTCATAGGGTGTCATGGGTACAGAGAAGGGATTTCTCCTTGTACTGAGCTCATTTTCATTGACCCGACAATGCTGGGCATTTCCTCACCGTTCTGTGGAAGTCCTGCATAAAAAGGTCCTGACATGttgtctttaattttttcaaattcCAAATTTCCAGACCTGGATGGGGGAACAAATATCACACAGAACTGtgaaagatataaaataaaaattccccaaaGTTAGCTAGAAAATCCAGATACTTGCTCTGGGTTATGTTTTAGTCTACCAGTTAATATGCTCTTGCTGCCTGCTCAGTAATTTGTCGGAAATGGGAAAGAAGAATCCAGACTTGGCAAGCTGGTGCTGCAGACAGATTTTGTCAGATGAAATCCCAGTAGACATTAGTCCAGCATCAACAGCTCCTGAGCTATCACATGGGAATGTGCAAGGAGATAAAACCAACATCCTAAAGGGTGGATCCTCTATTTTAAGGAGCAGAGAAGGGAATCTGGataatgtaaatgtttcttttctttgtggagTCGTTCAGAGAAACAATGGAAAATGCTGGTTCCAAACACAGATACAATTCTGGCTTTTCTTGAATTCTTCACTTCATTTAAAGTTGCTTAACttctctctcttgccttttcctaCACGTGAAGAGAGGTTAATCCTATCTGCCTTTACCTCGGAGGGATTGTGAGGGCAGAGTTTGGAAAAGAATTTGCCGTCTATGCAAAGAATCCACAAGTgactgcaagggaaaaaaacccagacctacCATTGGGAAACTCCAGCACCAGTCGACTACTTTCTGGAAGTGGAGTGTTCTGTTACATAAACATCCTTGAAGCTTTGCAGAAGGGGTGACATTCACATGTGGGGCCTAACTAATTGGGCTTTGTGTGTGAAGAATGGGGATGGAGAGGATAAGGAAGTGAAATCCCCAAGGTGCAAGCTGGGCCTCCTTCTTCCCATGGCCTGTACTGTTGCTTACGTGTTGAAAAGGGGTCTCGAAGCCTCCTGTACCACTGAGCCGATGACTGGGAACTCTGTGGGCCCCACGACCCAGCCTGCATCCTAACTCTGCCCTCCCCAGCGCTCTGGGAGGCGTACTGTTCAGCCCAGCAGCCAGCTGCAACAGCCTCCAGCAGTCACTCAGGGAGCATCCCTCTGCCCAGAAGCTGTTAACGTCCCTTCATACTGAAATCTGCATTAACTCAGAGATCCTGGTCTATTTATGCATAAAGAGCATGTGGACCATGTAGCTCTTGGCTGCTTCTACAAACAGTGGGAGAAGGGGGCTGCTAACTTCAGGACCTCCGAGTTGTTCCCTGGAGGAGTGTGCACCCTTCCACTGATTATATGGGGAACCAAAATCCCATAGTTGCTGCTTTGATTGCCGAAGTTAAGAGGCATCAGCACCCCTCCATCCAAAACTCACCTGAGACCCTGGGCCCGGTTCTCCACAGCCCCACACCTTGTGGCAAAGTGGAGCTGCAGCATGAGTTGAAAGTCACCACTTTGTTTTGCACACATTTGTAAAGCTTTGTCACTAGTCCCAGGCAAAGAAAATAACCTGTTTCCTCCCCCATCTCTTCAGGGAAAACTATGTATAGCACACATGGAGACAGCTTGATAGTGTCTACTATAAAATTCGCATgtatatttttctatattttatgaCAAGCACAGTATAATGGCCTGCAGGTTTTTCATTCTGCATAGCAGCTCTCAGGGTAACAGGTCAGATTTAGCAATTGGGATGGCAGTGGAAGGAACAGATTCACAGCCTGAAAGAGCCAGTGCTGAACTGGTTAGGAAAGAGTAAAATCTGAATTCCtgactctttttcttttcacagctgtTAAGAGTTCAGTGGGTTGAACTGCAATCCTTCAAGTTCATCTGTTGACTCCAACACAAAACTATTATAAACTGTGCCTCTAAAACACGTGATGAAACATTTCTTGAGAGCTATTTATTCCAACTGCAGCAGAGGAAAGTTTTCAGAACACCCGGCATTTGGTAGAGGAAAGATCTCTTGAGCTTTGCAAAAGGAGGAATTATTTGCATACCGACGTAAgttgctttttgatttttttcctgcatcattGAATAAAATAATACTTCTAACTTTTTCCCCTCCTATGGAAACACGGTCAAATAGCACAAAAGTATGTTTAAGTGCCTAGCAGGTTATTTCTgtatagttttctttctttaatcatGTGGGTTGGGAGTTTTATAATTCAGCATAGAACTCAACATGATTTaatattacatattttctttcctctaatgTTTTCTGTATCTGAATAACAGTTCATTCACTTACAATATTAATGCTGAGGCATGATAGACTGCAAGCTTCAATGAAGTGAGTGTTTTGCAAGCTTACAAATTACAAGTAGCAAGGAATAGTTTGGGGATATCTTTTTCCAGATGTTTCTTTTACATCTTTGATCTGAAGTTTGAgcttacatatatatacacattctcCTCCAGGCTTTAGCTGTAGTAAAACACTTCCCATGCTGAAGATGGACCATGCAAACATGACCCAAGCCATGCTTGATGCTGAATCCCGCAACATGGAGAAGAACAACGGCAATGAGTACTTTTACATTCTGATCGTCATGTCTTTCTACGGGATCTTCCTGATAGGGATAATGCTTGGCTACATGAAATCCAAAAGACAAGAGAAGAAGTCCAATTTGCTTCTGCTCTACAAAGATGAGGAGAGAGAATGGGGGGAAGCTGTGAAGCCTCTACCAACCATATCGGGGCTGAAATCTGTCCAGATCCCCATGATGCTGAACATGCTGCAGGAGAGCATGGTGCCATCCCTGTCCTGCACCATCTGCTCGATGGAAGGCAGCAGTGTGAGCTCCGAATCCTCCTCCCCAGACGTCCACTTCACCATCCAGGAGGAAGTGCTGGATGCTGAACTGGGGGAAGTGTCAGAAACGCTCCTCAATGAGAGCAGCGAGGGATCTGCGGAAAACATCCACAAGAACTCCTAGCACTTGCACGGCTCCCTTGATCAGCTGCCAGAGTGTGAGTGGAGCTCCCACTAAGAACTTGTGGTTCTACTTTCCTGCTCTCCAATGAACTGTGAACAGCTATCTGTGCCCCTGGGCCTGAGGTCTTCCTGAGAGCTGGCAGGACAAGCAAGCAGTGGTACCCAACTCCAAAGTGTAACTTGCACATAATTGgaatgcttaattttaatttttgcgttattattatttcttaccGTAGGAGCTAAGAATGaggagaatatatatatattttttctaatGAGGTAACTATTACTAGCATGTCTCTGCATATTTCAGGTTTCTGCAAATACCTGGGAAATGTTTAGGGAAGTTACCCTAACGCAAGTGCCTGGTTGTTAAAGACGATGGGTAATGCTCATTCACACTAAACTGTGATAGACTAGAAgtacttttactgtgtttttcttttaacaaaccACAGCCGACAGCAGATTTGCTCAATGCGGCCTCAAAAGCTGAAAATCTGTCAATGCTGTAGTTGAAGAGAGAGTGCAGTATGGCTGGAAACTGACTTTAGgcacagaaagaatgaaagaaaaagaagaaaaaaagatgcactgAATTTCTAGGAGGTTTTTAAAGCCCAGTTTCAGATCCATGCCACTATATCTATCTTTGCTTAAATTGTACCTGTACTGGCTGGATCAGGTTCACCAACTTCTGCTGCAATGCAGCCTTTGACCGAGTTACTAGTaggaaaagtggttttatttttcgcttttgtattttttaaagatatgtaCATTTGATTGCTAAAGGCAAAGATCTGTAAGTTAAAGAAGACATTAAAAGATCTTTGTTACAAGATGTAAGATGTAGAAAGGCTTGAACAAATGCTGCTTTGTTACACCCCCTTGAAAAATAGGTGGAATTCGGGATAGAATTTAACCTAGCaggggtgaaatcctggccctaCTGAATTCATCAACTGAGTCCTCCTGACTTCAGGGGACATGCACAAGATTTTTGTGCTTCTCTGTTGGAGCTAAATTCTCCATTTGAGGTCAGTACAACCGTACCCATTTACATCATTAAAGAATCTAGACTTTCTGCTCTATTTAAGCCAGTGTAGATAAACATTGcatcacatctttttttttttttttaatcagctcgCATGTGACACATGCATTTCTATAAAGTCATTAGTAACTAGTTTTTAAAACCACCACAAACTTCCCTCCCCTAATTTAATGGTACTGTGATTTTTTCAAATGCTCGTGAAATTAGTTACTAAATTTTTGCACTGTTAAAAATGTAAGAATGCataaaagtaaaagaataaatatttcaatCATAACTTATATTTTATAATAACTTATTACAGTGTTTGGATTAGTTCTGAAGCATGAGGGCTGAAGAGCCTGAATCTAAAGCATTGCACGgcaaaatgtttgcaaaatgcCTCCACATATTTCCTGTGCTAAAATAGCTCTGTGATTTATCCACTGGCATTAGAGCTTGAGAGACAGCTTGAAAAACATGAACGCTGAACAGCAGGAACGAACTGAGGCAAGAGTCTGCTGTACTTCTGCCATTTAGAAGGGAGAGCTCTGCTTTTGACTTGGAGGGTTAATATGATGTAGCCTACAGAGGTATCACTGTCTCTCTCTAAACACAGCAGAACAAAGGCTCCATTGTGCTCAGAAAGGCCTGATTCGGTTCAGATTGAAGGCAGTGGGAGTTTTTCCATCAACTTCAGTGAACTTTGGATCAGACCATATAAAGCTTTTTGGTAGATTTACTCCAAAAGGGGCTGTTTTAAGTTTGAAAGAAGCCAAATTAAGTTTGGCACTTTGCCTGGAATCACTTGAATCCTGAAACTTTCCAAATGAGATTGACATGCACGAGTTGTCacattttccattgctttctcCTTCGTCGTTTTACTTTTGGTATAAATGTATTTGTATCTGTAAAAAAACGATGTATATAATTCCTAACATTGAGTTGTATATAATTGTCTCATGTATTTAAAGTTTATTGTTTCTACTGgcacaaatttttatttaaataaagaaacacGTTTCCTGGAAAAGTTTCCATGTTTGTTCACTACGTCAAATAGATTTCCAGTAACGAGACTGGGCAAAATGTCTACAGGATCCTTTTCTTAGCCTCTTCTTTCAAATGATTCCTTGTGTTTGACAGTACTGCAGCATTGCGGGCTGAGCCAGGTGCTTCAGATCTGCCTTGGGTCCATGCTGGCTCTTCCTCGCGCTCAGCTCCTGCCCACGTGCAGGCAGGGTCGCAGGGATACCCGGAGTCCTCCTGCAAAGAGCTAGGGGTGCTGGCGAGCTATTGGGGAGGCTGGCAAAACTGACAAGCTgctatgaaaacatttttgtcacTTGTTCAGCCTCTTGAAAAGTCTGCATTTTGAGGTTTGGCTTTACGTTTGCATTGTAGCAAATCGGGTGGGCTAGGGTTGAGGTTATGGGCAAGTATCTGACACAGGTCTCTGTTCCCACTGGATTTCCAGCACTTGGCCATGATACGTAGCTGGCTTTGTCACAAGCTTTGACCCCGGGTCTCATTGCTGCTCTGTCATTTCCAGCATCAGGGATATGGGAGGTTTTGGGATTCTGGCTCCCAATGCAGGGCAGAAGTGTTTAGAGGCAACTTTGCACTTCTGTATCTCCTTCAAGCTGTGACAGTATGTACAGGGTCACAGGCACTGGCTGAGACATACTTGCAGGGGGTAATTCGAGGATGTTTCAAAAAATCAGGTTGCTGTAAAGTTATACCTGCTCAGTTTCCCACAAAACCTGTTCCCCTGTGCTCTGGTCTCTTCACTCACCCCCTATTAAATAATTCTGGGGCCTGTTCACAGGCTTCTGTGGACCTAAAGCTACCCATCAGCAAGACTGCATTTCCCTCCAGCAATGTAATCTCTTGGGACACCCACAGTGTCCTGGAATAGCGGGTCAGTAATGTTGCATCTTCCACGGTTACCCACGCCGCTGTTTCAGTGTTTCCATTGCCACAATAATGAATCAAGAGACTTCTGACAGCACTGGTgataagaaggaaaaacagaacaaagtgtAAATTACAGCTCTGCTTTATGGATCAAAAAGCAAGCTtattccagcagcttcttgcgTTAAATTGAGCTGCTATAAAGGGAAACACTGTGTGCTTTGGAGTCTATTTACACTGAAGTGAGCTAGTAAGCACGAAAGCGTGGCCGCCTTCTTGCAGACTGTGATGGAGCTATCCTTGGCCCATGGGGTTCGAGAAAGCATGCGTGATAGTTTGGTATGTATTTGTCTTTGTCCTAGGGCATTTGTCTTTGTCCAAATTAGTATTTTGATGGcaccacaggaaagaaaaagaaggaaaaatatattttagctaTAAAAGTTAATTGGATGTGCAGCTGAGTGCAATGATGCCTTGAAGACAGCCCAGTGACCCAAGACCACCAGATAGCTAttattccaaaataaaagaaGCGTTGCTAATCTTGAAAAGCTacagatggaaggaagaaaattgcCCACATTAAGCTTGTTTCAAAATCCTTTTGACTACTGAGGAGTAAAggtaataattttattattttttttttcaaaaatgacaGACATTTCCAGTGTGTTTCAGTAACTGAGTTGAATCATATTCAGAGGTAATAGATCTTGGCTTGAGAGCAATGATAATTGACTGTTATTTGACTGAATGgagatgattttatttttacaaatgcatTCTTTCTTAAAAGAACCTGGCAATTAGGCTCCCATTTCTTGGCAGTGCTATACCTTATATGTTTGCTGGAGTAGTTAATGCATATCACCtttgatagaacagaaaaagatggCCACATGTTGCATGTGGACATGGTCTGCCTCCAGGACCTACTGTAAATATAAGTGCCAGCTCTCAAGATTACCACATTGGGATCTGTGATAGTAACTGGCTGATTTGCAATCCTAAATCCTACCTGTGGTTCACATCAAGAGGCACTGTGAGGTTACTTATTCAACAGAATGAACCTGCTGAATAATTGAAGCAGAAATGCAGAACTCATCTCTTCCCCAGGCACAGGATCTCCCAGTCTCTCCCAGGACTGCCGTGATCTGGACCAGGGAAAGAGTTAATCAGGGAGGGAGAGTTAAGGAACATACAAGTGAATCCACTTTCCCAGGACTAGAGCGAAGGTCACAGATCGTGGTAAGCAAGGCCAGGAGCCTCGTATGTTACAACTCATTGCAAAACTTCTCTCCCCAGCTTGTCCTTCTCACAGTGGGTTCCCCTGGATCTGTCCCTTTCTCAGACATGCGCCCACACCTACCCAAATAATCAAATCAATTCTCACTGggttggaaaggaaggaaatggatAAACTCTAACAGTCATTTCTGTTTCTAACTCCTCAGTTCATGATGTTGGACAGGGATAGGTGTACCGCTCGAGGACAAGGAGCACAGAGGTCCCCAACACACACTGGACTTCTATCACAGCCATTTCAACCAAGAGAAGATTAAACCACCTGCCTTTAATTTTCATCTAAAAATTTCAAGACCCTGCAAAGACAAAGGAGGCTCCACCATGTGATAGATGAGCATTCTCAGAGATGCTCAAAGCGGGGTGCAGGACAGTATAGTTGGTTGCACCAGATGCAATTGTGCCAAAGCTGGACCATGCTACCCTGTGGTTCTCAACGTACCATGCTTGCATTACTATCATTTTGGTCCTTGTTGTTCTAGTGGGAAGATGATTTCTCCCTGAGTTCACAGTTGcattttagatttaaaatatgAGGCTTGGATCTAAGAGGCATAAAAGTTAACTGAAATTGTTTAAGCTATTGGTTTTTAAGCACCAATCATATTTGACTCTGTGTATTTGGTTGATTTGCTTTTGTATTCTTTCCATTTTCACATGCCTCTGCAGTTCCTACTGCAGGCAGCCAAAAAGAGCTGTGAGATTAGCCACCTTCTTAGTGTATTGACACTTCTGTATCCATCTCAAccagggaagaaaatggaaaaaaaatacaaaatcaatgaGTACCAGAGTTTTTCAAAGCttaattttgttttagtttgggtttgggtAGGGTTTCAGTTTGTATTAGGCCAGGTAGACTGAGGCTTTTGGCATCCAAATAAGTGACTAAAAGAAGGACAATAAAGGCTATTGAAT comes from the Accipiter gentilis chromosome 6, bAccGen1.1, whole genome shotgun sequence genome and includes:
- the KCNE4 gene encoding potassium voltage-gated channel subfamily E member 4 — protein: MLKMDHANMTQAMLDAESRNMEKNNGNEYFYILIVMSFYGIFLIGIMLGYMKSKRQEKKSNLLLLYKDEEREWGEAVKPLPTISGLKSVQIPMMLNMLQESMVPSLSCTICSMEGSSVSSESSSPDVHFTIQEEVLDAELGEVSETLLNESSEGSAENIHKNS